One window of Bacteroides sp. AN502(2024) genomic DNA carries:
- a CDS encoding RNase adapter RapZ, producing MITEELQKLYQSYTGVPAENIAELPSSGSNRRYFRLTGVQTLVGVYGTSVEENEAFLYMAGHFRKNGLPVPEVYIASEDKNCYLQEDLGDTLLFHAIEKGRATSVFSEEEKELLRKTIRLLPVVQFAGADGFDFSRCYPQPEFNQRSILWDLNYFKYCFLKATGMEFQEDKLENDFQKMGDVLLRSSSATFMYRDFQSRNVMIRDGEPWLIDFQGGRKGPFYYDIASFLWQAKAKYPDSLRKELLQEYMEALRKYQPIDESYFYSQLRHFVLFRTLQVLGAYGFRGYFEKKPHFIQSIPYAIENLRELLKEEYPEYPYLCKVLRELTGLKQFTEELKKRQLTVKVMSFAYKKGIPDDPTGNGGGYVFDCRAVNNPGKYERYKPFTGLDEPVITFLEEDGEILRFLEHVYALVDASVKRYMERGFSNLSVCFGCTGGQHRSVYSAQHLAEHLNRKFGVKVELVHREQNMERTFEATV from the coding sequence ATGATTACCGAAGAACTACAGAAACTTTATCAGTCATATACAGGTGTTCCCGCTGAAAACATTGCAGAATTACCGTCTTCCGGTTCGAACCGCCGTTATTTCCGTCTGACGGGCGTGCAAACACTGGTTGGAGTATATGGAACCTCTGTGGAGGAAAATGAAGCTTTTCTTTATATGGCAGGACATTTTCGTAAAAACGGTCTGCCGGTTCCTGAAGTTTACATCGCATCGGAAGATAAAAACTGTTACCTGCAAGAAGATTTAGGTGATACTTTATTGTTTCATGCCATAGAGAAAGGCCGTGCCACCAGTGTATTCTCCGAGGAAGAAAAAGAACTGCTTCGCAAGACGATCCGTTTACTGCCCGTTGTTCAGTTTGCCGGTGCCGACGGGTTCGACTTTTCCCGTTGCTATCCCCAACCGGAGTTCAATCAGCGTTCTATTCTTTGGGATTTGAATTATTTCAAATATTGTTTTCTGAAAGCTACCGGAATGGAGTTTCAGGAAGACAAACTGGAGAATGATTTTCAGAAGATGGGCGATGTGTTGTTACGTAGTTCTTCCGCTACTTTTATGTACCGTGATTTTCAAAGTCGTAATGTGATGATCAGGGACGGGGAACCTTGGCTTATTGATTTTCAAGGTGGTCGCAAGGGACCGTTTTATTATGACATTGCTTCTTTTCTGTGGCAGGCAAAAGCAAAATATCCCGATAGTCTCCGTAAGGAGTTGTTGCAAGAGTACATGGAGGCTCTCCGCAAATATCAGCCGATAGACGAATCCTATTTTTATAGTCAGCTGCGCCACTTTGTCCTTTTCCGTACACTGCAAGTCTTGGGGGCCTATGGCTTCCGTGGTTATTTCGAGAAGAAGCCGCATTTTATTCAAAGTATTCCCTATGCGATTGAGAACCTGCGTGAACTGCTAAAAGAAGAGTATCCCGAATATCCGTATCTTTGCAAGGTTTTGCGGGAACTCACCGGACTGAAACAATTTACAGAAGAGCTGAAAAAGCGTCAGCTTACTGTCAAGGTCATGAGTTTTGCATATAAAAAAGGGATTCCTGACGATCCGACAGGTAATGGAGGCGGCTATGTCTTTGATTGTCGTGCCGTGAATAATCCCGGAAAATATGAGCGTTATAAGCCTTTTACCGGGTTGGATGAACCCGTGATTACTTTCCTGGAAGAGGATGGTGAGATTCTCCGGTTTCTCGAACATGTGTATGCGTTGGTGGATGCTTCCGTGAAACGATATATGGAACGTGGATTCAGCAACTTATCTGTCTGCTTCGGTTGTACCGGAGGACAGCATCGGTCTGTTTACTCGGCACAACATCTGGCAGAGCATCTGAACCGCAAATTTGGCGTGAAAGTCGAACTGGTGCACCGGGAACAGAACATGGAACGCACGTTTGAGGCAACCGTATAA
- a CDS encoding two-component regulator propeller domain-containing protein has protein sequence MKTKTFILLYTVFIIQFAGLLPLQAGHYYYKQISLKDGLPSTVRCILTDEQGFVWIGTRSGLGRYDGNELKKYIHQADNPHSIPHNQVNQITEDKQNNIWILTEKGVACYQRQSDDFFIPTDEKGNNIVAYSTCLMKDGVLFGSQNKVYFYSYQHSSLHLLQTFNQEPNFNITLLSLWNEHTLLCCSRWQGLLLLNLNTGKHTPPPFDCGKEIMNMLIDSQNRIWIAPYNEGISCFSHDGKLLASYNTHNSDLSNNVVLSLAEREEKIWIGTDGGGINILEPETGHFSLLEHIPGRENYSLPANSILCLYNDRNNNIWAGSIRNGLISIREVSMKTYTDVLPGNDHGLSNNTVLSLYQESDNRIWIGTDGGGINLFNPLTEKFTHFPSTWEDKVASICPFTSGNLLLSIFSQGVFVFNPSTGKKTPFIIIDPETSKRLGSRGKTVNLFQNTPSSVLLLGDHIYQYNLKEQTFTMATEQPGADIIGTVLPIANSQNGTYLNDTKHIFRLDNRTNRLEIIFQCSKDTLIHSVSQDEYGNFWIGNNYGLMHYNPVTQAQTPIPTSLFEEATLIVCDQQGKVWIGTDNMLFAWLIKERKFVLFGESDGVIQNEYLSKPRLLSSQGNIYMGGVKGLLHIDSNLPLITSEFPQLQLSDVVINGESVNDKLSSNPVGIAAPWNSNITIRVMSKEKDIFRQKVYRYQIEGLNDQQIESYNPELVIRSLPPGSYKIMASCTAKDGSWIPSQKVLELTILPPWYQTWWFIISCAVFIAAAVIETFRRALKRKEEKLKWAMKEHQQQVYEEKVRFLINISHELRTPLTLIHAPLSRILKSLSAEDAQYLPIKAIYRQSQRMKNLINMVLDVRKMEVGESKLQIQPYALNQWIEHVSQDFTSEGEAKNVSIRYQLDPQIDTVSFDKDKCEIILSNLLINALKHSPQDAEIIITSKLLPEKNSVRISIIDQGDGLKQVNTQKLFTRFYQGTGEQSGTGIGLSYSRILVELHGGSIGALDNQEAGATFFFELPLRQQSEEIICQPKAYLNELMSDDSKEQLPEESHFDTSSYSILVVDDNPDLTDFLKKSLGEYFKRVIIASDGVEALQLVKSHIPDMIVCDVMMPRMNGYELCKNIKEDITISHIPIVLLTARDDKQSQLSGYKNGADAYLTKPFEIEMLMEIIRNRLRNRESIKKRYLHAGWVPAPEESTFSQADETFLLKLNKIIQENLDNNRLDVTFVCKEIGMSRASLYNKLKALTDMGVNDYITKFRMEKAIMLITSTDLSFTEVAEKVGFTTSRYFSTAFKQYTGETPTQYKGKKSHQQRPEK, from the coding sequence ATGAAAACAAAAACCTTTATTCTACTATATACGGTATTTATTATACAGTTTGCAGGGCTCCTTCCCCTTCAAGCCGGGCATTATTATTACAAGCAAATCTCCCTGAAAGACGGATTACCCTCTACCGTACGATGCATCCTGACCGATGAACAAGGGTTTGTATGGATTGGAACCCGTTCCGGACTGGGACGGTACGACGGTAACGAACTTAAAAAGTATATTCATCAGGCAGACAATCCTCATTCCATCCCTCACAACCAAGTCAATCAGATAACAGAAGATAAACAGAATAACATCTGGATTCTGACAGAAAAAGGAGTGGCATGTTATCAGCGACAAAGCGATGACTTCTTCATACCTACGGACGAGAAAGGGAATAACATCGTAGCCTACTCGACTTGTTTAATGAAAGACGGAGTTTTATTCGGCTCACAAAACAAAGTCTATTTCTACAGTTACCAACATTCTTCTCTTCACCTTTTACAGACGTTTAATCAAGAGCCCAATTTCAATATCACGCTACTGAGTTTATGGAATGAGCACACACTTCTTTGCTGCAGCCGATGGCAGGGACTACTCCTTCTGAATTTAAATACGGGTAAACACACCCCTCCTCCTTTTGACTGCGGAAAGGAAATCATGAATATGCTGATCGATTCACAAAACCGAATATGGATAGCCCCCTATAACGAAGGTATCAGCTGTTTTTCCCACGATGGAAAGCTATTGGCTTCGTATAACACACACAACTCGGATTTAAGCAATAACGTCGTCTTAAGTCTTGCGGAACGGGAAGAAAAGATATGGATCGGAACGGACGGAGGAGGCATCAACATTCTTGAACCTGAAACGGGACATTTCTCTTTACTGGAACACATACCGGGAAGAGAAAACTACTCACTGCCCGCCAACTCCATTCTCTGTCTTTATAATGACCGGAATAATAATATATGGGCAGGAAGTATTCGCAACGGTCTTATCAGTATCCGGGAGGTTTCGATGAAAACTTATACGGATGTACTGCCGGGCAATGACCACGGATTAAGTAACAATACCGTACTAAGTCTCTATCAGGAATCAGATAATCGCATTTGGATAGGCACGGACGGTGGAGGTATCAATCTTTTCAATCCCCTTACGGAGAAGTTCACCCACTTTCCCTCCACATGGGAAGATAAAGTAGCCTCTATCTGCCCTTTTACCTCCGGTAATCTATTGCTTTCTATTTTCTCGCAGGGCGTATTTGTTTTCAATCCGTCAACGGGAAAGAAAACTCCTTTCATTATCATTGATCCCGAAACCTCCAAACGTCTCGGAAGCCGGGGAAAAACAGTAAACCTATTCCAGAACACCCCCTCCAGCGTACTGCTATTGGGAGACCACATCTACCAGTACAACCTGAAAGAACAAACATTCACTATGGCTACCGAACAACCAGGAGCAGACATTATCGGTACCGTTTTGCCCATAGCCAATAGCCAGAATGGCACCTATCTGAACGACACCAAACATATCTTCAGGCTGGACAACCGTACCAACCGCCTCGAAATAATATTTCAATGCAGTAAAGACACATTGATTCATTCTGTCTCACAAGATGAATACGGAAACTTCTGGATCGGAAACAATTACGGACTGATGCATTATAACCCTGTCACTCAAGCACAAACTCCGATACCAACTTCCCTCTTTGAGGAGGCTACTCTGATCGTATGCGACCAGCAAGGGAAAGTATGGATAGGAACAGACAACATGCTTTTCGCCTGGTTAATCAAAGAAAGAAAATTTGTTCTGTTCGGTGAATCCGACGGTGTCATTCAGAATGAATACCTATCCAAACCCCGTTTATTAAGTTCGCAGGGGAATATCTATATGGGAGGTGTAAAAGGGTTATTGCATATCGACAGCAACTTGCCCTTAATCACCTCCGAATTCCCGCAATTACAACTTTCGGATGTGGTCATCAACGGAGAATCCGTCAATGACAAGCTAAGCAGTAACCCTGTAGGAATCGCCGCTCCCTGGAACAGTAATATAACCATTCGGGTCATGTCGAAAGAAAAAGACATCTTCCGACAGAAAGTATACAGATATCAGATAGAAGGACTGAACGATCAGCAAATCGAATCATATAATCCCGAATTGGTCATACGTTCACTTCCTCCGGGGAGTTATAAAATCATGGCATCCTGCACGGCGAAAGATGGGAGTTGGATTCCCAGTCAGAAGGTACTGGAACTGACGATTCTCCCTCCTTGGTATCAGACATGGTGGTTCATCATCAGTTGTGCAGTGTTCATTGCTGCTGCTGTCATCGAAACGTTCCGAAGAGCGTTAAAGCGCAAAGAGGAAAAGCTGAAATGGGCAATGAAGGAACATCAGCAACAGGTGTACGAAGAAAAAGTGCGCTTCCTTATTAATATCAGTCACGAACTGCGTACCCCATTGACTCTCATACATGCGCCACTTAGCCGGATATTGAAATCTCTTTCTGCCGAAGATGCACAATATCTACCAATAAAAGCGATCTATCGCCAATCGCAGCGAATGAAGAATCTGATCAATATGGTACTTGATGTGCGTAAGATGGAGGTCGGAGAAAGCAAATTGCAGATACAGCCATACGCTCTCAACCAATGGATTGAACATGTATCACAAGATTTCACCAGCGAAGGCGAAGCAAAGAACGTATCTATCCGTTATCAGCTTGACCCACAGATCGACACTGTCAGTTTCGATAAAGACAAGTGTGAAATTATTCTAAGCAATCTGCTTATCAATGCCTTAAAACACAGTCCGCAAGATGCAGAAATCATCATCACCTCGAAGCTGCTTCCCGAGAAAAACAGCGTCCGTATCTCCATCATAGATCAGGGAGACGGTCTCAAACAAGTAAATACACAGAAACTCTTCACCCGTTTCTATCAAGGTACGGGAGAACAGAGCGGAACAGGAATCGGATTATCCTATTCCAGGATTCTGGTCGAACTGCACGGAGGTTCCATCGGTGCCCTAGACAATCAGGAAGCCGGTGCAACCTTCTTCTTTGAACTCCCGCTCCGTCAACAATCAGAAGAGATTATCTGCCAACCGAAAGCCTATCTGAACGAATTGATGAGCGATGACAGCAAAGAACAACTACCGGAGGAGAGTCATTTCGATACGAGTTCTTACAGTATATTAGTGGTGGATGATAATCCGGACCTGACGGATTTCCTGAAAAAGTCACTGGGAGAATATTTCAAACGGGTAATCATTGCTTCGGATGGTGTGGAAGCTCTCCAACTGGTCAAAAGCCATATCCCGGATATGATCGTCTGTGACGTGATGATGCCGAGAATGAACGGATATGAGCTTTGTAAAAACATCAAGGAAGACATTACCATCAGTCACATTCCTATTGTCCTGCTGACGGCAAGAGATGATAAACAAAGCCAGTTAAGCGGTTACAAGAATGGAGCAGACGCCTACCTTACAAAGCCTTTTGAGATAGAAATGCTGATGGAAATCATTCGTAACCGGTTAAGAAACCGCGAATCTATCAAGAAGAGGTATTTACATGCAGGATGGGTCCCCGCACCGGAAGAAAGCACATTCAGCCAGGCAGATGAAACCTTCCTGTTGAAACTAAATAAAATTATTCAAGAAAATCTGGATAACAATCGGCTGGATGTCACCTTTGTCTGCAAAGAAATAGGTATGAGCCGTGCTTCCCTTTACAATAAACTGAAAGCCCTGACCGATATGGGAGTCAACGATTACATTACCAAATTCCGGATGGAAAAAGCGATCATGCTAATCACCAGTACAGATCTGTCGTTCACAGAAGTTGCCGAGAAGGTCGGATTTACGACTTCACGCTATTTCAGTACAGCTTTCAAACAATATACAGGAGAAACGCCCACTCAATATAAGGGAAAGAAGAGCCATCAGCAACGACCCGAAAAATAA
- the fsa gene encoding fructose-6-phosphate aldolase — MKFFIDTANLEQIREAYDLGVLDGVTTNPSLMAKEGIKGTQNQREHYIKICEIVNGDVSAEVIATDYEGMIREGEELAALNPHIVVKVPCIGDGIKAIKYFTGKGIRTNCTLVFSVGQALLAAKAGATYVSPFVGRLDDICEDGVKLVGDIVRMYRTYDYKTQVLAASIRTTKHIVECVEVGADVATCPLSAIKGLLNHPLTDSGLKKFLEDYKKVNG, encoded by the coding sequence ATGAAGTTTTTTATTGACACAGCTAATCTGGAGCAAATCCGGGAGGCCTATGACCTGGGAGTACTTGACGGAGTGACCACTAATCCTTCGCTGATGGCGAAAGAAGGTATCAAGGGAACGCAGAACCAGCGTGAACATTATATTAAGATATGCGAGATCGTCAATGGAGATGTGAGTGCTGAAGTGATTGCAACCGATTATGAAGGCATGATCCGTGAGGGCGAGGAACTTGCTGCGCTCAATCCGCATATTGTCGTAAAAGTGCCTTGCATTGGCGATGGAATCAAAGCGATCAAATATTTCACCGGAAAGGGAATCCGTACCAACTGTACATTGGTGTTTTCGGTTGGGCAGGCGTTGCTGGCGGCTAAAGCCGGAGCCACCTATGTCTCACCGTTTGTCGGTCGTCTGGACGATATTTGTGAGGATGGAGTAAAACTTGTGGGGGATATTGTACGCATGTACCGTACCTATGATTACAAGACACAGGTGTTGGCTGCCTCTATCCGTACTACGAAACACATTGTCGAATGTGTGGAAGTGGGTGCCGATGTGGCTACTTGCCCGTTAAGTGCGATCAAAGGATTGCTCAATCATCCGCTAACCGATTCGGGATTGAAGAAGTTCTTGGAAGACTATAAAAAAGTCAATGGGTGA
- a CDS encoding SusC/RagA family TonB-linked outer membrane protein, whose translation MKRKKLMKKQGCFVVLLMLLLLFPSGAFAQQRMIKGQVVDDKGETIIGGTVMIKGTQEGTLTDMDGNFSIKGKVGDVLTISYVGFTPLTVTVTRLEGNRFVMKEDTKVLDEVVVVGMGKQKRNTITAAVATVKSDAIVNRPVTDVTSALQGNVAGLNFASDAAADGVGGETGAEIKFNIRGVGSINGGEPYVLVDGVEQSMQNVNPADIESISVLKDASASAVYGARAAYGVVLVTTKSGRKEKTRVTYRGTVGFSSPINMPQMMNSLEYANYCNQRDVNMGRTAQISNATIEKMKGFMDSPYSVEFPGIGPNQAGDGWAASDNVQYGNTDWFDYYFKDRAIRHSHNLSVQGGGEKSTYYIGLGYTYQEGLMDQVQDDLKKYNINTKFSVTATDWLKFHFNNNATINILNRPMANQTIFYGTIANTAPTRVTQLPVEQTEYSTPTWNELLYLKKSNYNQNRVSDALSFSAIITPLQGWDIMGEMKARLDVENNSFKLKKSNHALPNGQVIETSGNRQGYQYPGMRWQNTRFGSLTRGSAFNYYLSPSLSSTYMNQWGDHDFKVMAGYQMELQENSSEYMYKDGMLSEDTYSFDNADGTVYAGEARTHWATMGFYTRINWNYQNIYFLELSGRYDGSSRFAPGHRWGFFPSFSAGYDIARTKYFTDLNMPVSQFKVRVSYGRLGNQNGAGLYDYLGVMSLDPNNVNAWLLPGGGDVIGKGTISLTPKMISPYITWEKVDTANFGLDLMLLKDRLSVTFDVYQRTTKDMIGPAEAIPAVSGIMPGDRAKINNATLRNRGWELSVNWQDRLKCGFSYGIGFNLFNYKAVITKYNNPEGIIYNNHTGLDRNKGYYEGMDIGEIWGFVADDLFMTNQEIDSYLNSKDLSFFKNDNLWQVGDLKYLDTNRDGKVDPGKGTLEDHGDLKVIGNATPKYSFGINLNLGYKGFAVSTLFQGVAKRDFALAGSTYLFGGKNFFKEHLDYFSPSNPRGYLPRLTDPKTVDYNTNIGYNTTRYMVNAAYMRMKNLTVSYTFDKKLLKAMRLENLRVYFTCDNLFTITKLPKAFDPETLNQVNTWAGGSNATAPGLTSAANENGNGKVYPMNRNFVFGLDFTF comes from the coding sequence ATGAAAAGAAAGAAGCTTATGAAAAAACAAGGCTGCTTTGTTGTTCTTCTGATGCTCCTCTTATTATTCCCTTCAGGAGCATTTGCACAGCAACGGATGATTAAAGGACAAGTGGTGGACGATAAGGGTGAAACCATTATCGGTGGCACGGTCATGATTAAAGGAACTCAGGAAGGTACCTTAACTGATATGGATGGAAATTTTTCTATCAAAGGGAAGGTGGGTGATGTGTTGACTATTTCTTATGTAGGTTTTACTCCTTTGACGGTGACAGTGACCCGGCTCGAAGGTAATCGTTTCGTGATGAAAGAAGATACGAAAGTCCTTGATGAAGTGGTGGTGGTAGGTATGGGTAAGCAGAAACGTAATACAATTACGGCTGCCGTGGCTACTGTTAAGTCCGATGCGATTGTCAATCGTCCGGTAACCGATGTGACTAGCGCGCTGCAAGGCAATGTCGCTGGTTTGAACTTTGCATCGGATGCTGCAGCGGACGGTGTAGGTGGTGAGACCGGTGCTGAAATTAAATTTAATATTCGTGGAGTCGGTTCTATCAACGGTGGCGAACCTTATGTATTGGTAGACGGTGTGGAACAAAGTATGCAGAATGTCAATCCTGCCGATATCGAAAGTATCAGTGTGCTGAAAGATGCTTCCGCATCGGCTGTGTACGGTGCCCGTGCTGCTTACGGAGTCGTATTGGTTACCACCAAAAGCGGAAGGAAGGAGAAGACACGCGTTACCTATCGCGGAACGGTTGGGTTCAGTTCGCCTATTAATATGCCGCAAATGATGAACTCATTAGAGTATGCCAACTATTGCAATCAGCGGGATGTGAATATGGGGCGTACGGCACAGATCTCAAATGCAACCATCGAAAAGATGAAAGGATTTATGGATAGTCCTTATTCTGTAGAGTTTCCCGGTATCGGTCCTAATCAAGCGGGTGACGGTTGGGCTGCATCCGATAATGTGCAGTATGGCAATACCGATTGGTTTGATTATTATTTCAAAGACCGTGCGATACGTCATTCCCATAATTTGAGTGTGCAGGGTGGTGGAGAAAAATCCACTTATTACATCGGTTTGGGATATACTTATCAGGAGGGTTTGATGGATCAGGTTCAGGATGATCTGAAAAAATATAATATCAATACTAAGTTTTCGGTTACGGCAACCGATTGGTTGAAATTTCACTTTAATAATAATGCAACGATCAACATCCTCAATCGCCCGATGGCTAATCAGACTATCTTTTATGGTACGATAGCCAATACGGCTCCGACCCGTGTGACTCAGTTACCCGTTGAACAGACGGAGTATTCCACTCCGACCTGGAATGAATTATTATATTTGAAGAAGTCCAATTATAATCAGAACCGTGTTTCGGATGCATTGTCTTTCTCGGCTATTATTACCCCGTTGCAAGGATGGGACATCATGGGAGAGATGAAAGCCCGTCTGGATGTGGAAAATAATAGTTTCAAACTGAAAAAAAGCAATCATGCATTGCCTAACGGGCAGGTTATAGAGACTTCCGGCAACCGTCAGGGATATCAATATCCGGGTATGAGGTGGCAAAATACACGTTTCGGCTCACTGACACGCGGTAGTGCTTTCAATTACTACCTGTCTCCCAGTTTGTCAAGTACCTATATGAATCAATGGGGGGATCATGACTTTAAAGTCATGGCGGGTTATCAAATGGAACTGCAAGAAAATTCCAGTGAATATATGTATAAAGATGGAATGTTGAGCGAAGATACTTATTCGTTTGACAATGCCGATGGAACCGTATATGCCGGAGAGGCTCGTACTCACTGGGCTACGATGGGATTTTATACCCGAATCAACTGGAACTATCAGAATATTTATTTCTTGGAACTTAGCGGACGTTACGACGGCTCTTCCCGCTTTGCTCCGGGACATCGTTGGGGATTCTTCCCCTCTTTTTCTGCCGGCTATGACATTGCCCGTACTAAATACTTTACCGATTTGAATATGCCGGTATCACAATTCAAAGTACGTGTCTCTTATGGACGTCTGGGAAATCAGAATGGGGCCGGATTATATGATTATCTGGGAGTGATGAGTCTTGACCCGAATAATGTGAATGCCTGGTTACTTCCGGGAGGAGGGGATGTGATAGGTAAAGGAACCATTTCATTAACCCCGAAAATGATCAGCCCGTACATTACATGGGAGAAGGTGGACACCGCCAACTTCGGTTTGGATCTTATGTTATTGAAAGATCGTTTGTCTGTAACGTTTGATGTTTATCAACGGACAACCAAAGACATGATTGGCCCTGCTGAAGCTATTCCGGCTGTCAGCGGTATCATGCCCGGTGATCGTGCCAAAATAAATAATGCTACTCTTCGTAACCGTGGTTGGGAACTCTCCGTCAACTGGCAGGATAGGTTGAAATGTGGTTTTAGTTATGGAATAGGATTCAATTTATTCAATTATAAGGCTGTTATTACGAAGTATAACAATCCCGAAGGTATCATTTATAACAACCATACCGGCTTGGATCGCAACAAAGGTTATTATGAAGGAATGGATATAGGTGAAATCTGGGGATTCGTAGCAGATGACCTGTTTATGACCAATCAGGAGATCGATTCATATCTGAATAGCAAAGACCTTTCTTTCTTTAAGAATGACAACCTTTGGCAAGTGGGTGATTTGAAATATCTGGATACTAACCGTGATGGTAAGGTAGATCCGGGAAAAGGAACATTGGAGGATCATGGCGATCTGAAGGTAATCGGAAATGCTACGCCTAAGTATTCATTTGGTATCAATTTGAACTTGGGATATAAGGGATTCGCTGTCTCTACTCTGTTCCAGGGAGTGGCGAAACGTGATTTTGCATTGGCGGGAAGTACGTATCTTTTTGGTGGAAAGAACTTCTTTAAAGAGCATCTCGACTATTTTAGCCCGTCGAATCCCCGTGGGTATCTACCTCGTCTGACAGATCCCAAAACTGTAGATTATAATACAAATATCGGTTACAATACAACACGTTATATGGTCAATGCCGCCTATATGCGTATGAAGAACCTGACCGTCTCTTATACATTCGACAAGAAGCTTCTGAAAGCTATGAGACTGGAAAATTTGAGAGTCTATTTTACATGTG
- a CDS encoding nucleotidyltransferase family protein, producing the protein MKAMIFAAGLGSRLKPLTDTMPKALVPIAGRPMLEYVILKLKAAGFMEIVINIHHLGEQILDFLKANGNFGLSIHISDERSLLLDTGGGVRKARSFFENSNEPFLVHNVDILSDVNLKELYESHLRGGAVATLLASRRNTSRYLLFDSDQRLCGWVNKDTGQVKPEGFHYDHSLYQEYAFSGIHVLSPAIFQLMDTLRWEGKFSIMDFYLATCRQINYSGYLAENLQLMDIGKPETLAKAERFLYQSIQ; encoded by the coding sequence ATGAAAGCTATGATATTTGCAGCTGGTCTGGGCAGCCGGCTGAAACCGTTGACCGATACCATGCCCAAGGCTTTGGTTCCGATAGCCGGGCGTCCGATGTTGGAGTATGTTATTTTAAAACTGAAGGCTGCCGGATTCATGGAAATAGTGATTAATATCCATCATTTGGGTGAACAGATACTTGATTTCTTGAAGGCCAATGGAAATTTTGGACTGAGCATACATATCTCCGACGAACGTAGCCTGTTGCTTGACACAGGCGGAGGAGTCAGGAAGGCCCGTTCCTTTTTTGAAAACTCCAATGAACCTTTTCTGGTACATAATGTAGATATTCTTTCAGACGTGAATCTGAAGGAATTATATGAATCTCATTTACGAGGTGGTGCTGTTGCTACTTTGCTGGCAAGCCGGCGTAACACTTCCCGTTATCTTCTTTTTGATTCCGATCAGAGACTTTGCGGGTGGGTCAACAAAGATACCGGACAAGTGAAACCGGAAGGTTTTCATTATGATCATTCACTTTATCAGGAATATGCGTTCAGCGGTATCCACGTGCTTTCACCTGCTATCTTCCAATTAATGGATACGCTTCGTTGGGAAGGGAAGTTTTCTATTATGGATTTCTATCTGGCCACTTGCCGGCAAATAAACTATTCCGGTTATCTTGCAGAGAATCTACAACTGATGGACATCGGTAAACCGGAGACATTGGCTAAAGCTGAGAGATTTCTATACCAAAGCATCCAATAA